The DNA sequence AAAAACTCTCCAATTATTctcttacttttttattttgagattccAAACCAATCACATATTCactttttttaaaactcaaaaacatTAAATCATACTACAACCAATCACatatttaaaaacaatttttcacttacaaaatttaaatttttgtttccaaaacacatttttaaaaaacactattTTTGAATCACAAACCAATCaaaccctaaatttttaaaaaatattttgatgtgtgtgagagagaaagattaaaaatctatttatatatctatatataaagaaagaaatagaaaaaagaagaagtaaAGAGAATattgataataatttgtaatgtaccaataaatatattataaaatatattgtttattttttattaatttaaaataaaataaagaagaaaaaaaaagtgcagtgagagaaataaaaaaaaaaaagctataaaaatatagtttaaactTAGGGTTTaggtttataaagttatgtgtatatatattttttgtttaaattacggtaaatttttttatatttaattatatatacattacatATAGTTATATTTGGTATAGATGATTTTCATATATTAGTTgtttataagatattttttaaaaatttatagtgtatatttttttaatggatATAAATAATTGGAGAAAGAATTTTTTGGCATATATGAAtaattaagtatttttcatcaaataaaagattaaaaaatgagaaaattaagGAAAGATTAGATAAAAGTAAGTGATTTGAAAGTGTCCTGTAACCGTCTCTTATCAGCAAAGCAAACTATGAGTCACACAACccatacaaattattaacttttatAAATCATCAATAAACTGAATTACTGGTTCTTCCATTTGGCAACAACCTCCAAAAATGCTTTAGTAGAAGCACCATGAGGGCTCAAAGTCTTTGCCGCAGCTTCTTTCAGTTTCCCAATTCGATTTCTGAGCTCTTTCCCTTCTTCACCCTTTATAAGAGATTTCACCACTTTGGCAATCTCCTCCTTCTCAACGAAACCGTTTTCCCTAGCCTTAGGTCTAAGCGCCACTTTCATCTCTTCACTCAAAACAATAGCATTCATTTTCTGCTCAGCATACAGTGGCCAAGCAACGACTGGCACCCCATTCACCACGCTCTCCAGCGACGAGTTCCAACCGCAATGGCTCATGAAACCAGCTGTCGAAGGGTGGGCCAAGATTTGGGCCTGAGGGGCCCAAGGGTGCATAACCATCCCAACCTCTTTCGTCCTATCCAAAAAACCATCAGGCAAGAAATCAAACGACGGCTTTTCGTTTCGGTCAAAGTAAGTGGTACCGTCTTCTTTCTTGACCTGGAACGGCTTCCTCACAACCCATAAGAATCTTTGCCCACTCATTTCCAACCCAAGAGCAATCTCTTTAATCTGCTCCAACGAGTGGGTCCCACCGCTGCCAAACGAAACGAACAACACGCTGCCACGTGGCTGCTTCTCTAACCATGCCAAGCATAAACTCGACGACTCCGCATCATTCTTTCTTGGGCTCATATTCACCATCGGCCCAACTGGATAAATCGGCGGCTCGGGGTTTCGTAGAAGAGCCTCGATGGCTCCGGGCTCCAACTCCTTAAACGAGTTAAGAATGATTCCCTCAGCTTCACGGAATCTTTTGGCGTTACCGAGAACGAGCTTGTAAGCGTCGTTGGTTCGATCCTGGAGTGGATCGAAAAGCTCCGTGCCCGGAATCGGAACACAGCCGGGAAGCCTGACCGGCTCGGTCAGATGTCGGTACTCACCCGACACCGTTTCGTCGAGGTGAGGCATGTGGAGAAACAAAGACAAGTCCATTGCGGTGGAAGTGTAGAAGATGTAGGGTGCCACGTTGAACTCTCGTGCGGCGTGGAAGGCTTCAGTGCCGAACAGGTCGACGAGGAGTGTGACGCGGCTGAAACGAGAGACCAAAGACTTTAAAATGGTGCGAAGGGAGGGGAGTGAGCGAGTGACGGCGAGGGTTAGGAAGGTGACGAACTTGGTGTCTTTTGGGAGATCGTCCATGTTGACAGGTGGCAAGTAGATGTGGTCGACGGAGTCGGAAGGAAGGGACTCGAGTATGGATTTCTCGGTCTGAGTGGGCGGTACGTCTGTTGGGATGAGAAACGTGACGGAGAAGTTGTGGTCGGTGACCAGTCGTCTAGCGAAATCTACAAGCGGGTTTAGATGACCAAGCCCTGGAGATGGAAGAATCGCTATGTGAGCCTGAGGTGGATCCATATCAATTACTTATTCGTTTAATTATTCTACAATGTACTACTACTATATTACTATACTCTTAATTAATACTTTGCGATTTCTGTATCTTACTTCCTTCTCTAGATCTCtatgtatagatatatatatatatatatagagagagagagagagagaaagaaagagaaaactTATAATGAAATGTAGGTGGTTTATGTGGCCAAGGTTATTTTACTTCATCATTGATATATATCTCTTTTTGGGTCACCGACAAGAAATCTTCTTACTACAACGATGATATACAACAAAAGAATATGGGTCCAAATTAATgcttatatttaatatatttcaaCTACTTCGTCCCCTATAATTAATGAATTGGCAGAAGTTTTAACTACAAAAGATAGGAAAATTTCTCAAATAAATAAGAGAACTTTTTTTCTTGTCCACATATTTCAACTATGTACTACAGCTAGCTTTTTCATTTAGCAAAAACaactacagtagaacctctatttaagaatactctattcaagaataacctctaatttgttataaaaaaattaagtcccgatttgggccagttataaataagaataacctctaaattgtaattagttatacattttctaagtcccgtattaagaaagtatacctctatataagaataattacatcttaataaaatatatacatgtattttgtaaatttatttatgtaaaattaataattttattttgaattctaatacatgtatgaatattatatttattctaaaatatttttattatgatatagtattaatgattatttattgttattattgttacattgatattctttggttttttaatttttttttctagtgtaactctatttagttataacctcccaattaaaatataatttacttggtcccaagtgtattcttagaTAAAGGTTCTACTGTACTACAGCTTTTACAGTTGGAAAATAGTATAGAATTCAGCAAGAACTTTCCGTCATTTGTTTCTTATCTTATCTAACtgctaaaatacatatataatatacaaaaaaGTTACCACATCCTCAAATAACACACCCATCTCATCTGGAAACAATCAAAATTAATCGTTTGTAGGAGAAATCCACACGAATGAGTCTAATTTAGGCCAACCAAAATCAAAAGAGCAAAAATTTCAACTGGAAAAGCAGTAATACCACCTAAAAAGATCAACTACCACAACAACATTAACACAAgttaaaaaataccaaaaaaaaacgAGATTATCAACCAAAGAATAACCCAATAGAtacaaaattaaacctacttttttttttaaaaaaaaaaaaaaaaagtaaaacaaaCCAAAACACCAATACTAACCAAAGGCAACACTTTTGGTTAGTAACTTGTTAAAATTCGTGTACAAAACACAATAATCTTTCAAGAAAATGAAATcacaaaataaaactaaattattgACTTAAATTtgaggctaattagtaatttttttccctgaactttgatatgtactaaatcgtgccctctgaatttttttggccgttaaaaattcccccgaactattaagattgttaaatttaaggacttctgtctaattttagtaaaaaaattttaatatggatgaaagttcaagggacatgatttagtacatatcaaagtttgaggggtatGATTTGGCAGATATCAAAGTATggagagcatggtttagtacataaacaatcactgaaacagtaaaattgaatgaaattagacaaaagtccttaaatttaacaatctcaatggttcgggaggaatttttaacggccaattACTAATTAGCGTAAATTTGACAACATTCTCCATCCTAAAGTGAAATCCAAGGAGAACAAGACAATAATAAACCCCTTTAATACTAAAAGAGATTAAAGAGACTAAACTAAtcatgttataaatattaataattatgtggatgtccaaatcttttatttattaccattaattgtaatcaacattcctcttttcttagtttcccttttcttagtttcttaatatctcactcttgtatttgtataaataagggttcaccccattggaataaacaacttagaaattctcattcactttctctcttcatcttcttcttcttttctctcatctactttataatattttataactcGTTATCAGCACTCTCTGctcaagcttcaagcatgagtctctgcccaagtcccaatgtaagtattttgttaaagttcttgaattgtttcaaagtcacgatacactaaatatatatttatatatatacttatctgactgaaacaatttcaagaatcttttgttttcttttttctttttatctatatatttatatattatatatgtatgtatatgtttttatatatttattattgatttcatatatatatatacatattatgttcttatcattcataatatttacaatatatgtttgcttatgatatgatagagaaaatctatataaattatacatatatcgtgaagattatgtatcctcgataaaatattgcatatatcttaaagattatgcatcatcgataaaatattgcatatatcctgaagattatgcatcctcgataaaatattgcatatatcctgatgattatgcgtcctcaataaaatcttgcatatatcctgaagattatgcaaacgtaatattcattatatagttgatgaatatataatgaaagagatgaatacatatttatatatatgttcttgtattctttgaggacaataaaaagtaatctaatatcgatatagattttgacaaacatttcctgaagtaaatgttttatatttgtccaaaaaaaaatgattgtatttatgtgaatacaactaaagaatcattaagaatgattattattgatgcaattttatagtgagttttgaatacctaaaaagaatgttaagaaaattgcattgaaacatcaaagaataagaataacagtgagcatgactaatgttatttaaatacatgagacatgtatttattgttcatcattccctgcagagaatgatacaaATTGAagtcaactacttttaaagattgtttgtattagtcatgttattatacactgttattacttgcaatgttgaaaattattgcatgtgaAAGATCAAagtttgcatacatcttggagattatgcaaaaattgtattcatatattctttgaaatattgttaaagaaattgctgagtaatttgttagtgatccaatataatcaaagtgataaagaatcacaaaatgattatttaaaaagcttcctgaagaagtcttacatgcaattgctactttgagtagtaaaatatctttgtatgtacctagatgtataacttttatctagttatgaaagtgataataaataacttattatatgtacttgttgtacatttaaatatataatatatcaagtcatgataattagactgatgaatagtctattaataaattagacgacttgttaaaaagatattaggaaaaatgaatgatatattatggttatatctatttgaccattacaataatatgatgaagttgtcatgtatcttttaaattatacacatcattgaattgatgacaGTGATTCCTGgcgaaatataaagtttgataaacataatagtgactcctaaagagtgtatatgttttggagaataatataattatattattcgtgtatataaaaatgaaacttgtaatgattatgttgtaatgaatttacattaccttttgaaagtttcattgaaatacaaattatagtgaacttgaagttcatgaattgaattattttgacatgatcaatcatatgcaataaattatcaaatgatttgactaaattttgttgaagaaccagaagattcttctcattgttaatttaataaggctcaaaagaagaatgtgcatatatttgcacataaaaaatttttaaattatatttctttaacaatcttgagccattgttagatttttattgcatagtttcttatcgatgtaataagattatatgatcatgcatttacaaaatgtgtaaatttatgtatttctaattatacacgtatgactcattcttagaaatgaattaagttcataagtattgaacttgaacctgaagtatattgaacctgaagttcaatgtcacaTAGTATATAtgggtttaaataaatattgattcattgtgatatattgaaatccctacaggtgtattaatattattatatatcacaatttttaaaaattctctcgatcagggggagagaagcagttgggatcgatgataatttttgaaaaatgatccttgcacaaagtgtataagaacgatatagttcaaaatgatatataccaactgcaaatcaatattactcaaagttgagatagaatgagttgaaaacgcctgaagcgtaaatgaacaatatagaaattattagtaaatgttcattcgatttgccctgaagttgttaaatctagaggtactcatggagataccttaatgttataaagtattaaaatgataaccgtgatgaaaacggtactcgaagagactcccaagagaagttagacataacacatttcatcataattgaatccctgaagtgattcgttataggtacctataaatgataagcatatttaaaaaatatgtaatttaaagatatctctataaattatgtcaatatgggaagaaattatcatttattgaaatttttgtcgacaataaatattgaatgtgtgcatatgcaataaactaacatgagatagcaaggatcatgatattagatttgtcgagaattatcgacatacattttgatttttggccaaaatattatgacgcagtccaggaaaatttactcacataaagtgaagtaagacctgtagggtgtgcaaataaatatttctaatgagaaatttgcatatatgtatttgtacataatgaattgttgtacaaagtttgcatagacatgagattgattgaagtaaggcttaaatattgagaaaatataatcatgatttgattatagcctggaatatattttatgaggatttataagcgtcacataaatgttgcaacaaaagattatttatttggagctcctaatatagtgagaatttgaaataagccttatctaaaaattctagaagaatttaatacatgtcttaagtgatataaattctaagtcgcgcacactatatgacaaagatctttgtatgaaataaagacatgtaagtaaattattgtttgaaaaatacgtatggttgtctatgcagtataaatacgtaaattatacgttgtgatagactcttgaagagtttttga is a window from the Cannabis sativa cultivar Pink pepper isolate KNU-18-1 chromosome 1, ASM2916894v1, whole genome shotgun sequence genome containing:
- the LOC115705627 gene encoding hydroquinone glucosyltransferase, whose amino-acid sequence is MDPPQAHIAILPSPGLGHLNPLVDFARRLVTDHNFSVTFLIPTDVPPTQTEKSILESLPSDSVDHIYLPPVNMDDLPKDTKFVTFLTLAVTRSLPSLRTILKSLVSRFSRVTLLVDLFGTEAFHAAREFNVAPYIFYTSTAMDLSLFLHMPHLDETVSGEYRHLTEPVRLPGCVPIPGTELFDPLQDRTNDAYKLVLGNAKRFREAEGIILNSFKELEPGAIEALLRNPEPPIYPVGPMVNMSPRKNDAESSSLCLAWLEKQPRGSVLFVSFGSGGTHSLEQIKEIALGLEMSGQRFLWVVRKPFQVKKEDGTTYFDRNEKPSFDFLPDGFLDRTKEVGMVMHPWAPQAQILAHPSTAGFMSHCGWNSSLESVVNGVPVVAWPLYAEQKMNAIVLSEEMKVALRPKARENGFVEKEEIAKVVKSLIKGEEGKELRNRIGKLKEAAAKTLSPHGASTKAFLEVVAKWKNQ